A single Pedobacter sp. PACM 27299 DNA region contains:
- a CDS encoding outer membrane beta-barrel protein: MKKIIVTIAALSISTLTLQAQTEKGTKFIGGNFGFNSNNNSRNSENVSKNSSYSFNPKAGYFISNNFVLGANLGIVYTKTRYSPSQTENNIISFGAGSFLRHYLTITERFRFFSEIELSWITSKNEPTKNNENVIKQYARYNVYSANLRPGLAFFPTKNWAIEMSFPLFGYTRQTQKNIFKEVDRSSDYTIISDNFNFGLSTLSPLIGVNYHF; the protein is encoded by the coding sequence ATGAAAAAAATCATAGTAACAATCGCAGCATTATCCATAAGCACACTTACCCTTCAAGCTCAAACAGAAAAAGGAACCAAATTCATTGGAGGTAATTTTGGTTTCAATAGCAATAACAATAGTAGAAATTCAGAAAATGTATCCAAAAACTCGTCCTATTCATTTAACCCAAAGGCAGGCTATTTCATCAGTAATAATTTTGTACTAGGGGCCAACCTGGGAATTGTCTACACAAAAACCAGATATTCGCCTTCGCAAACAGAGAACAACATTATTTCTTTTGGAGCTGGCTCCTTTTTACGTCATTACCTAACCATCACCGAGCGCTTCAGATTCTTTTCTGAAATTGAGCTTTCCTGGATAACCTCAAAAAATGAACCTACTAAAAATAATGAAAATGTGATTAAACAGTACGCTAGATATAACGTGTACAGCGCAAATCTAAGACCAGGCCTGGCTTTTTTCCCTACAAAAAATTGGGCAATAGAGATGTCATTCCCTTTATTCGGTTACACAAGACAGACTCAAAAAAATATTTTTAAAGAAGTTGACAGGTCGTCTGATTACACTATAATTAGTGACAACTTTAATTTCGGACTAAGTACACTGAGTCCCTTAATCGGCGTAAACTACCATTTTTAA
- a CDS encoding MFS transporter, with protein MNSAPSTGKMVENTVFPILFAISFSHLLNDTIQSLIPAIYPVIKESYKLSFSQIGLITLMFQMAASIFQPFVGMYTDKKPQPYSLAIGMGFTLIGLVTLSLSNGFYMMLISVALIGTGSSIFHPEASRMAHAASGGRRGLAQSIFQLGGNAGSSLGPLLAAWIIVPQGQFSVIWFSLIALLAILILSRVGKWYKGHVIKKAKQGTPVVTVASQFSKRKVIFAVSILLILIFSKYFYMASLTSYFTFYVIEKFHVSVQTSQLYLFVFLFSVAAGTLIGGPIGDRFGRKYVIWFSILGTAPFALMLPYANLFWTGVLIVPIGVILASAFSAILVYAQELIPGKVGLVSGLFFGFAFGMGGIGSALLGNLADSTSIAYVFHICSFLPLIGLLTGFLPNIEGSKKKA; from the coding sequence ATGAATTCTGCTCCTTCTACGGGGAAAATGGTAGAAAATACCGTATTTCCTATTCTTTTCGCCATCAGTTTCTCCCATTTGCTGAATGACACCATCCAATCTTTGATTCCTGCCATTTATCCGGTAATTAAAGAGAGTTATAAGCTTAGTTTTTCGCAGATTGGTCTGATTACCTTAATGTTTCAAATGGCGGCCTCTATATTTCAGCCTTTTGTTGGAATGTATACCGATAAAAAGCCGCAGCCTTATTCTTTAGCCATAGGAATGGGCTTTACATTGATTGGTTTGGTCACATTATCCCTTTCCAATGGTTTTTATATGATGTTAATATCTGTGGCATTAATTGGTACAGGTTCCTCTATCTTTCATCCAGAGGCATCTAGGATGGCACATGCAGCTTCTGGTGGCAGAAGAGGCCTGGCGCAATCCATCTTTCAATTGGGTGGAAACGCAGGAAGTTCTTTGGGACCATTACTGGCGGCCTGGATCATTGTACCGCAAGGACAATTTAGCGTGATCTGGTTTTCGTTGATTGCATTACTGGCGATTCTGATTTTAAGTAGGGTAGGGAAGTGGTATAAAGGACATGTAATCAAGAAAGCCAAACAAGGTACTCCTGTAGTGACCGTAGCCAGTCAATTCTCTAAAAGAAAAGTGATTTTTGCAGTCTCAATTTTATTGATCCTTATTTTCTCTAAATATTTTTACATGGCTAGTCTGACGAGTTATTTCACGTTTTATGTAATTGAAAAGTTCCATGTTTCTGTGCAGACTTCCCAGTTATACCTGTTTGTGTTCTTATTCTCTGTAGCGGCAGGAACATTGATCGGTGGACCTATTGGTGATCGTTTCGGTCGTAAATATGTGATCTGGTTTTCAATTCTTGGTACCGCCCCATTTGCTTTGATGCTGCCTTATGCCAATTTGTTTTGGACGGGAGTATTGATTGTACCGATTGGAGTGATCCTGGCTTCAGCTTTTTCTGCAATTCTTGTGTATGCGCAAGAGCTGATTCCTGGTAAAGTAGGCCTGGTGTCCGGATTATTCTTCGGTTTCGCTTTTGGAATGGGCGGGATAGGATCTGCATTGTTAGGTAATCTGGCCGACAGTACCAGTATTGCTTATGTGTTCCACATCTGTTCTTTCTTGCCGCTAATCGGTCTATTGACGGGGTTCCTGCCAAATATTGAAGGCAGTAAAAAGAAGGCCTAG
- a CDS encoding glycosyltransferase family 4 protein: protein MKIAYISSYPPRECGIATFNHNLLRAIGSDKVAVSDDSFVVAMNDSEHLDEYEYPKEVKYVIRQENQKDYIRAADYINTSLADACILEHEFGIYGGESGIYILPLIARLQKPLITIFHTILKDPNYLQLTIIREIAKHSSRVVVMSHRAVGFLTGIYGIPFSKIQLIEHGVPDLEAKIENPVKQSLAFKNNKVLFTFGLISRNKGLETVIEALPKIVAQNPDVMYVILGTTHPGVIKNSGEEYRDSLKKLAKKLNVSDNLTFINKFVSEEELFDYLTAADMYITPYLNEAQITSGTLSYAVGAGAAVISTPYWHAQELLADNRGRLFDFRDSDGLANIVNELFKEKDKLEQLRSNAYEYGLHLRWPSTGQVFIDVLDEAVSKYLSEKEKGGKQIIDPDMMPAFSLAHVQRLTDDTGIVQHAKYGIPNLKEGYCLDDNSRALILAILAYQQNKSKAALELLPIYLSFIQYMQCDDGNFRNFLSFKREYLDEVGSEDSFGRTVWALGYLISNAPNNSYREFGKDLFLKSAPHFSKLTHLRGIANTIIGLEKYLEAHPYDGHIKEQMNMLIVPLKAAYQTHRNDKWHWFEEKMTYDNGILPLALLCHYQVTKDEESLSMALESMAFLSKHTISDGYLNPVGNDGWLFKEGGQMALYDQQAIETMAMVLMYFKAYEITLDLGYIKQMYLCYQWFLGENSLKLPLYDHETKGCGDGLQPHGVNRNQGAESTLAYWISHLIVLQALESEYEYIQSGELFGIQKEENKRLI, encoded by the coding sequence ATGAAAATCGCTTATATTTCTTCTTATCCACCACGAGAATGTGGCATCGCTACGTTTAACCATAATTTACTTCGGGCAATTGGATCTGATAAGGTTGCTGTATCAGACGACAGTTTCGTAGTGGCCATGAATGATTCAGAGCACTTAGACGAGTATGAGTACCCTAAAGAAGTGAAATATGTCATCCGCCAGGAAAATCAAAAAGATTATATCAGGGCAGCAGATTATATCAATACGAGTCTGGCTGACGCCTGTATTCTGGAACATGAGTTTGGAATTTATGGTGGAGAAAGTGGGATTTATATCCTTCCTTTAATTGCCAGGTTACAAAAACCACTAATCACGATTTTCCATACTATTTTAAAGGATCCGAATTACCTGCAGCTAACGATCATCAGAGAGATTGCAAAACACTCTTCCAGAGTAGTCGTGATGAGCCATCGTGCAGTAGGCTTCCTGACCGGAATTTATGGGATTCCTTTTTCAAAAATACAGCTTATTGAGCATGGTGTTCCAGATCTGGAAGCAAAAATTGAAAATCCAGTAAAACAATCCCTGGCTTTTAAAAATAACAAAGTACTGTTTACCTTCGGGCTGATCAGTAGAAATAAAGGATTGGAAACAGTGATTGAGGCTTTGCCTAAAATCGTAGCACAAAATCCAGATGTGATGTATGTGATCCTCGGGACTACCCACCCAGGAGTCATTAAGAACTCCGGGGAAGAATATCGCGACAGCTTAAAAAAGCTGGCAAAAAAATTGAATGTATCAGACAACCTGACTTTTATCAACAAATTTGTTTCGGAGGAAGAGTTGTTTGATTACCTGACTGCAGCAGATATGTACATCACACCTTATTTAAATGAGGCGCAAATTACCAGCGGTACTTTATCTTATGCAGTTGGCGCCGGTGCAGCAGTAATTTCTACCCCCTATTGGCATGCGCAAGAATTACTTGCTGACAATAGAGGTCGATTATTCGATTTCAGAGATAGCGACGGACTGGCTAACATCGTAAATGAATTGTTTAAAGAGAAAGATAAACTAGAACAATTACGTTCTAATGCTTATGAATATGGTTTGCATTTACGCTGGCCAAGTACCGGACAAGTATTTATTGATGTATTAGACGAAGCCGTTTCTAAATATCTTTCCGAAAAAGAAAAAGGTGGTAAACAAATTATAGATCCTGACATGATGCCTGCATTTAGTCTGGCGCATGTGCAGCGCTTAACAGATGACACCGGAATTGTGCAGCATGCAAAATATGGCATCCCAAATCTTAAAGAAGGTTATTGTTTGGACGACAATTCCAGAGCATTGATTCTGGCCATCCTGGCTTATCAGCAAAATAAAAGTAAAGCTGCATTGGAATTGCTGCCCATCTATTTGAGCTTCATCCAATACATGCAATGCGACGACGGGAATTTCAGAAACTTCCTCAGCTTTAAGCGCGAATACCTGGATGAAGTGGGCTCTGAAGACTCTTTTGGACGTACGGTATGGGCATTAGGCTACCTGATCAGTAATGCACCCAACAATTCATACCGGGAATTTGGTAAAGATTTATTCTTAAAATCTGCCCCTCATTTCAGCAAGCTGACCCATTTAAGAGGAATCGCCAACACAATAATTGGCCTAGAAAAATACCTGGAAGCGCATCCTTATGACGGCCATATCAAAGAGCAGATGAACATGCTGATTGTGCCTTTAAAAGCAGCTTACCAGACCCATCGCAATGATAAATGGCATTGGTTTGAAGAAAAAATGACGTACGACAATGGCATTCTTCCACTCGCTTTACTTTGCCATTATCAGGTGACCAAAGACGAAGAATCTTTAAGCATGGCATTGGAAAGCATGGCATTCCTATCTAAACACACCATTTCTGATGGTTATTTGAATCCAGTAGGCAATGATGGCTGGCTATTTAAAGAAGGCGGTCAAATGGCACTTTACGATCAGCAAGCCATTGAAACTATGGCTATGGTATTGATGTATTTCAAAGCTTATGAAATCACCTTAGACCTTGGGTATATCAAGCAAATGTACTTGTGTTACCAATGGTTTTTAGGCGAAAACAGCTTAAAACTTCCATTGTATGACCATGAGACTAAAGGTTGCGGCGATGGTTTACAGCCGCATGGTGTCAATAGAAATCAAGGTGCAGAAAGTACATTGGCCTATTGGATTTCACACTTAATTGTACTTCAGGCATTGGAATCAGAGTATGAATATATTCAAAGCGGCGAATTATTTGGCATTCAAAAAGAAGAGAACAAGCGTTTAATATAA
- a CDS encoding glycosyltransferase family 4 protein, with the protein MKIAVLAPVAWRTPPRHYGPWEQMASNLTEGLVKFGLEVTLFATGDSLTSGKLDAVIGAGYEENRDQDAKVVECLHISNLMEKAGSFDLIHNHYDFLPLTYTGLIETPMITTIHGFSSEKIIPVYQKYNSRGHYVSISDADRHPALEYLKTVYNGIDPAGFEFNAVPEDYLLFFGRIHPDKGTAEAIQIAIQSSKKLIIAGIIQDQGYFNSHVAPFLNGAIEFVGAAGPEQRNQLLKQASALLHPINFEEPFGLSVAEAMICGTPVIAFNRGSMSELIKDQETGFLVTDVEGAVDAVHKLASIHRKNCRDWALSQFSQEKMVKDYISLYHHILAT; encoded by the coding sequence ATGAAAATCGCAGTATTAGCGCCCGTAGCCTGGAGAACTCCTCCAAGGCACTACGGGCCCTGGGAGCAGATGGCTTCAAATTTAACAGAAGGGCTGGTTAAATTCGGTTTGGAAGTCACCTTATTTGCAACCGGCGATTCGCTGACTTCAGGAAAACTGGATGCCGTAATCGGAGCAGGATATGAAGAAAATAGAGATCAGGATGCAAAAGTTGTAGAATGTCTGCATATCAGCAACCTGATGGAAAAGGCTGGATCATTTGATTTGATCCACAACCATTATGACTTTCTACCATTAACGTATACTGGTTTGATAGAGACGCCTATGATCACTACCATCCATGGCTTTTCTTCAGAAAAGATCATTCCTGTGTATCAAAAATACAATTCAAGGGGGCATTATGTGTCGATTAGTGATGCGGACCGGCATCCTGCTCTTGAATACCTTAAAACAGTTTACAATGGCATAGACCCTGCAGGTTTTGAGTTTAATGCAGTTCCTGAGGATTATCTTTTATTTTTTGGGAGGATTCATCCGGATAAAGGAACTGCTGAAGCGATACAGATTGCCATTCAGAGTAGCAAAAAGTTAATTATTGCAGGCATTATCCAGGATCAGGGTTATTTCAATTCCCACGTTGCCCCCTTTCTAAACGGAGCTATTGAATTTGTAGGTGCTGCTGGCCCTGAACAAAGAAATCAATTATTGAAACAGGCTTCTGCCTTGTTACATCCAATAAACTTTGAAGAACCCTTTGGCTTGAGTGTTGCGGAAGCAATGATTTGCGGAACACCAGTGATCGCTTTTAACAGAGGATCTATGTCTGAGCTCATCAAAGATCAGGAAACTGGTTTTTTAGTAACTGATGTGGAAGGAGCTGTAGATGCAGTTCATAAATTGGCTAGTATCCATAGGAAAAACTGCAGGGATTGGGCATTGAGTCAATTTTCGCAAGAAAAAATGGTAAAGGACTATATCAGCCTTTACCATCATATTTTAGCTACTTAG
- a CDS encoding glycoside hydrolase family 130 protein, with amino-acid sequence MRLSVERKPVKVYPDPKRVIARFFFNGEERAVEVIKHVLALSEQEVFGIISPLLQEYSKRHRNITKILTRHCKKVVNAIKEAGHDPESLDKYQRLLIGSYFTHEYSIESAAFFNPSIVEDPDQSELVEGEKRVIISFRAVGEGHISSVVFRRALIDKDNNITVIPAGSYIDEAEVIKNAVYNKKLFLKKAADSKIDIEILDELGHKLEDKFDYATLRRIILDTKSLQEDDLRKLEYDKILWLSDTYHEISFSRDTDISDRVIFPISEFERKGIEDARFVRFVKADGSVIYYATYTAFDGAMIMPKLLQTTDFYDFKVSPLHGIGAQNKNLALFPRKINGKYVMMSRIDGWNNYLMYSDKLTVWDNPVKLQSPKFPWEFIQIGNCGSPIETEDGWLVITHGVGPMRRYCLGASLFDLEDPSIEIGRLNEPLVIPNTDEREGYVPNVLYSCGSIIHNGELIIPYGLSDYCSSFASVKIDLVLARLRSSECLIKAGEKSEEEETELLMEKTEAELLIATPTAIEQNKEIPKKTK; translated from the coding sequence ATGAGATTATCTGTAGAACGAAAACCGGTTAAAGTATATCCCGATCCTAAACGCGTGATTGCACGTTTTTTCTTTAATGGTGAAGAGCGGGCAGTAGAAGTGATCAAACATGTATTGGCACTTTCTGAGCAGGAAGTATTTGGCATCATCTCTCCATTGCTGCAAGAATACTCGAAAAGGCATAGGAACATTACAAAAATCCTGACCAGGCATTGCAAAAAGGTAGTCAATGCCATTAAAGAAGCGGGCCATGATCCTGAATCGCTGGATAAATACCAACGTTTATTGATCGGTTCTTATTTTACACATGAATATTCTATCGAGTCAGCAGCCTTCTTCAATCCTTCTATTGTAGAAGATCCAGATCAATCGGAACTAGTGGAAGGCGAAAAAAGAGTCATCATCAGTTTTAGAGCAGTGGGAGAGGGACACATCTCCTCAGTCGTTTTTAGAAGGGCTCTGATCGATAAAGACAATAATATTACGGTTATCCCTGCTGGAAGCTATATTGACGAAGCAGAGGTGATTAAAAATGCCGTTTATAACAAGAAACTATTCCTTAAGAAAGCTGCGGATTCCAAGATTGATATTGAGATTTTGGATGAGCTAGGTCATAAGCTAGAAGATAAATTCGATTATGCGACCTTAAGGAGAATCATACTGGACACTAAAAGCCTTCAGGAAGATGACCTGAGAAAATTGGAATATGATAAGATTCTATGGCTTTCTGATACCTATCACGAAATTAGTTTCTCCAGGGATACCGATATTTCAGACCGTGTGATCTTCCCAATCTCCGAATTTGAAAGGAAAGGAATTGAAGATGCACGATTTGTACGCTTTGTGAAAGCTGATGGATCGGTCATCTATTATGCCACTTATACTGCTTTTGATGGTGCGATGATCATGCCTAAGCTGCTTCAGACCACAGATTTCTACGATTTTAAAGTTAGCCCATTACATGGTATTGGAGCTCAGAACAAAAATCTGGCATTGTTTCCAAGAAAGATCAATGGGAAATATGTAATGATGTCCAGAATCGATGGTTGGAACAATTACCTGATGTATTCCGATAAGTTAACGGTTTGGGACAATCCAGTGAAACTGCAGTCGCCAAAGTTCCCTTGGGAATTCATACAGATTGGAAATTGCGGTTCCCCTATTGAGACCGAGGATGGCTGGCTGGTGATCACGCATGGGGTAGGGCCAATGCGCAGATATTGCTTAGGTGCAAGTTTGTTTGATCTGGAAGACCCTTCAATAGAAATCGGCCGACTAAACGAGCCCCTTGTCATCCCAAATACAGATGAGCGGGAGGGCTATGTGCCCAATGTGCTTTATTCTTGTGGATCGATCATTCACAATGGTGAATTGATCATTCCTTATGGCTTGTCCGATTATTGTTCTTCATTCGCTTCCGTTAAAATAGACTTGGTTTTAGCACGTTTGAGAAGTTCTGAATGTCTAATCAAAGCTGGGGAAAAAAGCGAAGAAGAGGAAACCGAACTGTTGATGGAAAAAACTGAGGCTGAATTACTCATAGCTACACCAACTGCTATAGAACAAAACAAGGAAATTCCAAAAAAAACTAAGTAG
- a CDS encoding outer membrane beta-barrel protein, with protein MKKLVLSLVAVSAFAFSTQAQTEKGKIIVGGNVAFDTQKSDAAGAKSNSNFQIVPSVGYFVSDNIAIGTGIGYGYSKTNGTAGADNTTAQFGNKNTSFVVNPFGRYYANLSESFKFFGQLSVPMAFGKDKAVDAAGNTGAKTGTTTEIGVALSPGFAFYPTKKIGIEFALNGLNYNTLRKEGVNDEKLKGQGYDEFSFGANFFSPKIGVQFHF; from the coding sequence ATGAAAAAATTAGTATTATCATTAGTTGCAGTTTCTGCATTTGCTTTCAGCACTCAAGCACAAACTGAAAAAGGAAAAATTATTGTAGGTGGTAATGTTGCATTCGATACTCAAAAAAGTGATGCTGCTGGTGCAAAATCAAACAGCAATTTTCAAATCGTACCAAGTGTAGGTTACTTTGTTTCTGATAACATCGCAATCGGTACTGGTATCGGATATGGTTATAGCAAAACAAATGGCACTGCAGGTGCTGACAACACTACGGCACAATTTGGTAATAAAAACACTTCATTTGTCGTAAATCCTTTCGGACGTTACTATGCAAACTTATCTGAGTCTTTTAAATTCTTCGGACAATTATCAGTTCCAATGGCATTCGGTAAAGACAAAGCAGTAGATGCAGCAGGTAACACAGGCGCAAAAACTGGCACTACTACTGAAATCGGTGTAGCTTTATCTCCAGGTTTTGCTTTCTATCCTACTAAGAAAATCGGTATTGAATTCGCATTAAATGGATTAAACTACAATACACTTCGTAAAGAAGGTGTGAATGATGAAAAATTAAAAGGTCAAGGTTATGATGAGTTTAGCTTCGGTGCAAACTTCTTCTCTCCAAAAATCGGTGTACAGTTCCATTTCTAA
- a CDS encoding C1 family peptidase, translating to MKKIFLIACSIGFSFSLYAQEAPLKKIKDNAATSVKNQGQSGTCWNYSTTSLIESEEMRKGLGEFNLSEMFPARNIYIEKAKNYVLRQGKAQFGEGGLGHDLIRAISLYGAMPQEAFQGVSGEIPDHSGLELALKSYLDTVLTKRPIANNWLIGYEEILDKKLGTPPANFDYKGKNYTPKTFAKEVLKFDASDYVNISSFTHHPYYSSFVLEAPDNFANGSFYNLPLEEMVNLTKTAVKNGYTVMWDADVSSKNFQQKKGYAMLFADDADVKAEKLNPNAKEKAYSPELRQKLYEDLTTQDDHLMHLVGLDQATDGKYFFKVKNSWGDVGPFKGYIEVSEPYFAINTVSLVVPKAALSSELKKKLGI from the coding sequence ATGAAAAAAATATTTCTAATTGCCTGCAGTATTGGCTTCAGCTTTTCCCTGTATGCGCAGGAAGCCCCTTTAAAAAAGATTAAAGACAATGCGGCAACATCCGTGAAAAACCAGGGTCAGTCTGGTACTTGCTGGAACTACTCTACCACTTCCCTTATAGAATCTGAAGAAATGCGGAAGGGATTGGGCGAATTTAACCTTTCAGAGATGTTTCCCGCTAGAAATATCTATATCGAGAAAGCAAAAAATTACGTACTTCGTCAGGGGAAAGCGCAATTTGGAGAAGGTGGCTTAGGTCATGACCTGATCCGGGCAATTTCCCTGTATGGTGCCATGCCACAAGAAGCTTTTCAAGGTGTCAGCGGAGAAATCCCAGACCATAGCGGACTGGAATTAGCGCTTAAAAGCTATCTGGATACGGTATTAACAAAGCGCCCAATTGCAAACAACTGGCTTATAGGTTACGAGGAAATTTTAGATAAAAAATTGGGTACTCCACCTGCAAATTTTGATTATAAAGGAAAAAATTACACGCCAAAAACCTTTGCGAAAGAGGTGTTAAAGTTTGATGCCAGCGACTATGTAAATATTTCTTCTTTCACACACCATCCGTATTATTCTTCTTTTGTACTAGAAGCTCCGGATAATTTTGCCAATGGTTCTTTTTACAACTTACCACTGGAGGAGATGGTAAACCTGACAAAAACTGCCGTTAAAAACGGATATACCGTGATGTGGGATGCCGATGTGAGCAGCAAAAACTTCCAGCAGAAAAAGGGTTACGCGATGTTGTTTGCTGATGATGCAGATGTAAAAGCGGAAAAGTTAAACCCTAATGCAAAAGAAAAAGCATATTCCCCGGAATTACGTCAGAAATTGTACGAGGATTTGACCACACAGGATGATCATTTGATGCATTTGGTTGGCTTAGATCAAGCTACTGATGGCAAGTACTTTTTTAAAGTGAAAAACTCCTGGGGTGATGTAGGCCCATTCAAAGGATATATTGAGGTGTCTGAACCTTATTTTGCGATTAACACGGTGAGTTTGGTAGTGCCAAAAGCAGCACTTTCTTCAGAATTGAAAAAGAAATTAGGGATCTAA